In Curtobacterium sp. MCPF17_002, one genomic interval encodes:
- a CDS encoding LysR family transcriptional regulator ArgP, producing MARLQREHLETLLAAVDHGTLDAAARALAITPSAVSQRIKSMEQQVGRVLLQRTTPVRPTADGEVLLRHARQAQLLDEETSRALGGGDSVVPSIPLAVNADSLGTWFLDALARVRADTEVVFDLHREDQDRTAELLRAGTVMGAVTAEADPVQGCSSVPLGIDRYRAVASPAFVDRYLSGTDTERRMLGRLDRVPLVDYDRADDLQQGYLRRVLGHAPSGPRHFVPTSADFARAVSLGFGWGMLPEAQCLDALDRVDLVELTPGRRADVALWWQRWNLASPLLERVTEAVRAVAAERLHPAR from the coding sequence ATGGCTCGTCTGCAGCGCGAACACCTCGAGACCCTGCTCGCCGCGGTCGACCACGGCACGCTCGACGCCGCCGCCCGGGCGTTGGCGATCACGCCGTCCGCGGTGTCGCAGCGGATCAAGTCGATGGAACAACAGGTCGGGCGGGTCCTGCTGCAGCGCACGACCCCGGTCCGTCCGACGGCCGACGGCGAGGTGCTCCTCCGCCATGCCCGTCAGGCGCAGCTGTTGGACGAGGAGACTTCGCGGGCGCTCGGCGGCGGCGACTCGGTCGTGCCGTCCATCCCGCTCGCGGTGAACGCCGACTCGCTCGGCACCTGGTTCCTCGACGCGCTCGCCCGGGTCCGCGCGGACACCGAGGTGGTGTTCGACCTGCACCGCGAGGACCAGGACCGCACTGCAGAGCTGCTCCGCGCCGGCACGGTGATGGGCGCCGTCACGGCCGAGGCAGATCCGGTGCAGGGCTGCTCGTCGGTCCCCCTGGGCATCGACCGCTACCGGGCGGTGGCGTCCCCCGCGTTCGTCGACCGGTACCTGTCGGGCACCGACACCGAGCGTCGCATGCTGGGGCGGCTCGACCGGGTGCCGCTCGTGGACTACGACCGCGCCGACGACCTGCAGCAGGGCTACCTCCGGCGGGTGCTCGGGCACGCTCCGTCCGGCCCGCGGCACTTCGTCCCGACCTCGGCCGACTTCGCCCGGGCGGTCTCGCTCGGCTTCGGGTGGGGGATGTTGCCGGAGGCGCAGTGCCTCGATGCCCTCGACCGGGTTGACCTCGTCGAGCTCACGCCGGGGCGCAGGGCCGACGTCGCGTTGTGGTGGCAGCGGTGGAACCTGGCGTCGCCGCTGCTCGAGCGGGTGACGGAGGCGGTCCGTGCCGTCGCGGCGGAGCGCCTCCACCCGGCGCGCTGA
- a CDS encoding aldo/keto reductase, producing MQYRTLGRTGIQVSPFALGAMMLGTDGSIGNGDEQDSIRIVHRALDAGINVIDTADRYSQGGSETLVGKALKGRRDDVVIATKFNGPMGDDPNRRGNSRRWITTAVEDSLRRLQTDHIDLYQAHRPDDTVDLEETLSALTDLVRSGKVRAIGSSDFPASMQVEAQWTAERRGLERFRTEQPTYSILNRGIEREVLPVVQRYGMGALVWSPLAGGMLTGRFRKGQQSDLARVGMFRHNQDERRIDAVEQVVQLSEETGIRMTHLAMAFAIAHPGVTSALIGPRSMEQLDDLLEGADVVLSDEVLDRIDQIVPPGTDVGRLDQQYNPPAVLDAALRRRPVRARAARAAS from the coding sequence ATGCAGTACCGCACCCTCGGCCGGACCGGCATCCAGGTCAGCCCGTTCGCCCTCGGCGCCATGATGCTCGGCACCGACGGCAGCATCGGCAACGGCGACGAGCAGGACTCGATCCGCATCGTGCACCGCGCTCTCGACGCCGGCATCAACGTCATCGACACCGCCGACCGCTACTCGCAGGGCGGGTCCGAGACCCTCGTCGGCAAGGCGCTCAAGGGCCGCCGGGACGACGTCGTCATCGCCACGAAGTTCAACGGGCCGATGGGCGACGACCCGAACCGCCGCGGCAACTCCCGACGCTGGATCACGACCGCCGTCGAGGACTCCCTCCGGCGCCTGCAGACCGACCACATCGACCTGTACCAGGCACACCGCCCCGACGACACCGTCGACCTCGAGGAGACGCTCTCGGCGCTCACCGACCTGGTCCGCAGCGGCAAGGTGCGGGCGATCGGCAGCTCGGACTTCCCCGCGTCGATGCAGGTCGAGGCGCAGTGGACGGCCGAACGCCGGGGCCTCGAGCGCTTCCGGACGGAGCAGCCGACGTACTCGATCCTCAACCGCGGCATCGAGCGGGAGGTCCTGCCGGTCGTGCAGCGCTACGGCATGGGTGCCCTCGTCTGGAGCCCCCTCGCCGGTGGCATGCTCACCGGCCGGTTCCGGAAGGGGCAGCAGAGTGACCTCGCCCGCGTCGGGATGTTCCGGCACAACCAGGACGAGCGCCGCATCGACGCCGTCGAACAGGTCGTCCAGCTGTCCGAGGAGACCGGCATCCGGATGACCCACCTCGCGATGGCCTTCGCGATCGCCCATCCCGGTGTCACGAGCGCGCTCATCGGACCGCGGTCGATGGAGCAGCTCGACGACCTGCTCGAGGGGGCCGACGTGGTCCTCTCCGACGAGGTGCTCGACCGGATCGACCAGATCGTCCCGCCGGGGACCGACGTCGGTCGGCTCGACCAGCAGTACAACCCGCCGGCCGTCCTCGACGCCGCGCTGCGACGCCGTCCAGTCAGGGCTCGCGCCGCCCGGGCCGCCAGCTGA
- a CDS encoding amino acid permease, protein MAPKLRIKSIEASLADSEEKGRSLKRSLRTFDIAAMGIAVAVGAGIFSVGANAAANFAGPGVIVSFLLAAVTCGLAIMCYAEFASTIPVAGSAYTFTYATMGELLAWIVGWDLILETLTASAVIAKYWGIYLSTAFDVFGVSLPSTIQLGPIGFTWGPVLIVGIFTVLLAFGTRLSSRVSAVITIIKVAIVVFVIVAGAFFVKAANFSPFIPPAQPAKGAEGSVWTQSLVSWFTGSEPAQYGVFGLLAAASLVFFAFIGFDVVATSAEETENPQKTLPRGIFIGLGIVTLLYVGVSIVITGMVSYQRLAEEKAPSLASAFDIVGLPWAAGIIAIGSLIGLTTVVMVLLLGLSRIVFSMSRDGLLPRWFSQTNPKTQTPVRVQVVAGVVVALLAGFTAVDKLEGMINIGTLSAFVLVSIGIVVLRRSRPDAPRAFRVPWSPVLPIVSAVLCFWLMLNLEVETWLRFVIWLVIGFAIYFGYSRRNSRVGKSLQ, encoded by the coding sequence ATGGCACCGAAGCTCCGCATCAAGTCCATCGAGGCCTCACTGGCCGACTCCGAGGAGAAGGGGCGCTCGCTCAAGCGGTCGCTCCGGACGTTCGACATCGCGGCGATGGGCATCGCGGTCGCGGTCGGCGCCGGCATCTTCTCGGTCGGTGCGAACGCCGCCGCGAACTTCGCCGGACCGGGCGTCATCGTCTCGTTCCTGCTCGCCGCCGTCACCTGCGGCCTGGCGATCATGTGCTACGCCGAGTTCGCGTCGACGATCCCCGTCGCCGGCTCCGCGTACACGTTCACCTACGCCACGATGGGCGAGCTCCTCGCCTGGATCGTCGGGTGGGACCTCATCCTCGAGACCCTCACCGCGAGCGCCGTCATCGCGAAGTACTGGGGCATCTACCTCAGCACCGCGTTCGACGTGTTCGGCGTGAGCCTGCCGAGCACGATCCAGCTCGGTCCGATCGGTTTCACCTGGGGCCCGGTGCTCATCGTCGGCATCTTCACGGTGCTGCTGGCGTTCGGCACGCGCCTGTCGTCGCGGGTGTCCGCCGTGATCACGATCATCAAGGTAGCGATCGTCGTCTTCGTCATCGTCGCCGGGGCGTTCTTCGTCAAGGCCGCGAACTTCTCGCCGTTCATCCCCCCGGCCCAGCCGGCCAAGGGTGCCGAGGGCAGCGTCTGGACCCAGTCGCTCGTGTCCTGGTTCACGGGGTCCGAGCCGGCGCAGTACGGCGTGTTCGGCCTGCTCGCCGCGGCGTCGCTCGTGTTCTTCGCGTTCATCGGCTTCGACGTCGTCGCGACCAGCGCGGAGGAGACCGAGAACCCGCAGAAGACCCTGCCCCGGGGCATCTTCATCGGTCTCGGCATCGTCACGCTGCTCTACGTCGGCGTCAGCATCGTCATCACCGGCATGGTCTCGTACCAGCGCCTCGCGGAGGAGAAGGCCCCGTCCCTGGCGTCGGCGTTCGACATCGTCGGTCTGCCGTGGGCGGCGGGCATCATCGCGATCGGCTCCCTCATCGGCTTGACCACGGTCGTCATGGTGCTGCTCCTCGGCCTCTCCCGCATCGTCTTCTCGATGAGCCGCGACGGCCTGCTGCCGCGCTGGTTCTCCCAGACGAACCCGAAGACACAGACCCCCGTGCGGGTGCAGGTCGTCGCCGGCGTCGTCGTGGCCCTGCTCGCCGGGTTCACCGCGGTCGACAAGCTCGAGGGCATGATCAACATCGGCACCCTGTCCGCGTTCGTCCTCGTGTCGATCGGCATCGTCGTGCTGCGTCGTTCACGGCCCGACGCCCCGCGGGCCTTCCGGGTGCCGTGGTCGCCGGTGCTGCCGATCGTCTCGGCGGTGCTGTGCTTCTGGCTGATGCTGAACCTCGAGGTCGAGACCTGGCTGCGGTTCGTCATCTGGCTCGTGATCGGCTTCGCGATCTACTTCGGGTACAGCCGCCGGAACAGCCGGGTGGGCAAGAGCCTGCAGTAG
- a CDS encoding TetR/AcrR family transcriptional regulator produces MRADARRNLDSLTDAAKSVFATEGVDAPAKVIADRAGVGVGTLYRHFPQRSDLVVAVFRNAVEACADAADELAAAHAPDEALARWLQRFTEFVATKRGLAAALHSGDPAFEALPAYFLDRLGGALGGLLDAADAAGTIRPDVDAQQLLHAVADLCHGAPTPEQSQLMVGLLVDGLRYRATV; encoded by the coding sequence GTGCGCGCCGACGCCCGCCGCAACCTCGACTCCCTCACCGACGCCGCGAAGTCGGTCTTCGCGACCGAGGGCGTCGACGCTCCCGCCAAGGTCATCGCCGACCGGGCAGGCGTCGGCGTCGGCACGCTCTACCGGCACTTCCCCCAGCGTTCGGACCTGGTCGTCGCGGTGTTCCGGAACGCGGTCGAGGCCTGCGCCGACGCCGCGGACGAACTCGCTGCCGCCCATGCCCCGGACGAGGCCCTCGCGCGCTGGCTGCAGCGGTTCACCGAGTTCGTCGCGACGAAGCGCGGGCTGGCAGCTGCGCTGCACTCCGGCGACCCGGCGTTCGAGGCACTGCCCGCCTACTTCCTCGATCGGCTCGGCGGAGCCCTCGGCGGTCTGCTCGACGCCGCCGACGCCGCCGGCACGATCCGGCCCGACGTCGACGCCCAGCAGCTGTTGCACGCGGTCGCGGACCTCTGCCACGGGGCACCGACGCCGGAGCAGAGTCAGCTCATGGTCGGCCTGCTCGTCGACGGGCTCCGGTACCGCGCGACGGTCTGA
- a CDS encoding DNA-formamidopyrimidine glycosylase family protein, producing the protein MPEGDTVYRAARRLHAALAGKVLTRSNFRVPAFATLDLVGRTVDEVVPRGKHLLHRIGDLTVHSHLKMEGRWDVYAPGDRWRRPAHQARAILDADDVSTVGFALGVLEVVPRDQENEVVGYLGPDLLGPDWDADLALENLLRDPSRPVGLALLDQRVLAGLGNVYRNELCFLRGVLPTRPVSEVHDPARTVALASRLILANRDRSARVTTGIDRPGRRFWVYGRAGKPCLRCGTPIRYGELGDSELTLRDTYWCPRCQT; encoded by the coding sequence GTGCCTGAGGGCGACACCGTCTACCGAGCGGCCCGTCGGCTGCACGCGGCGCTCGCGGGGAAGGTCCTCACCCGGAGCAACTTCCGGGTGCCGGCCTTCGCCACCCTCGACCTCGTCGGCCGCACCGTCGACGAGGTCGTCCCGCGTGGCAAGCACCTGCTGCACCGCATCGGCGACCTGACCGTGCACTCGCACCTCAAGATGGAGGGGCGGTGGGACGTCTACGCGCCGGGCGACCGCTGGCGACGACCAGCCCACCAGGCCCGCGCGATCCTCGACGCCGACGACGTGTCGACGGTCGGCTTCGCGCTCGGCGTCCTCGAGGTCGTCCCCCGTGACCAGGAGAACGAGGTGGTCGGGTACCTCGGCCCGGACCTGCTCGGACCGGACTGGGACGCCGACCTCGCGCTCGAGAACCTCCTGCGCGACCCGTCGCGTCCGGTGGGCCTCGCGCTGCTCGACCAGCGCGTCCTCGCGGGGCTCGGCAACGTGTACCGGAACGAGCTGTGCTTCCTGCGCGGGGTGCTGCCGACCCGGCCGGTGAGCGAGGTGCACGACCCGGCGCGCACGGTCGCCCTCGCGAGCAGGCTCATCCTGGCCAACCGCGACCGCAGCGCCCGCGTGACGACCGGCATCGACCGCCCGGGTCGTCGGTTCTGGGTCTACGGACGGGCGGGCAAGCCGTGCCTCCGGTGCGGGACGCCGATCCGGTACGGCGAGCTCGGCGACTCCGAACTCACGCTGCGCGACACGTACTGGTGTCCGCGCTGTCAGACCTGA
- a CDS encoding LysE family transporter produces the protein MTALLPLLSGLGTGLALIVAIGVQNTYLLRLAVSARLRVVAVAVVVCAVSDAVLILAGVLGVGVVVERFPVALVVVRFVGAAFLVTYGVLAARRALRPSGDAIRVDAEAADDGVAVVAPPGGHRAPAHAGATYVAGCDAESARDASGGRDAAGDPTAVETATRTGVPAGRTGTVPPGRQRDVTMGAAVATMLVFTWANPHVYLDTLVFLGSVGNQQGIDDRWWWTAGAVAASCLWFGALGFGGRLLRPLFEKPLTWRVFDGLVALVMLGFGAALALGA, from the coding sequence GTGACCGCGCTCCTCCCCCTGCTCTCCGGCCTCGGCACCGGGCTCGCCCTCATCGTCGCGATCGGCGTGCAGAACACCTACCTGCTCCGGCTCGCGGTGAGTGCGCGGCTCCGGGTGGTCGCGGTGGCGGTCGTGGTGTGCGCCGTCTCGGACGCGGTGCTCATCCTGGCGGGGGTGCTCGGTGTCGGCGTCGTGGTCGAGCGGTTCCCGGTGGCGCTCGTCGTCGTCCGGTTCGTCGGGGCGGCGTTCCTCGTGACGTACGGGGTGCTCGCCGCGCGTCGGGCACTCCGGCCCTCGGGTGACGCGATCCGGGTCGACGCGGAAGCCGCCGATGACGGGGTCGCCGTGGTCGCACCCCCTGGCGGACATCGCGCCCCTGCACACGCGGGCGCGACGTACGTGGCGGGGTGCGACGCGGAAAGCGCCCGCGACGCCTCAGGCGGGCGCGACGCCGCAGGCGACCCGACGGCGGTGGAGACGGCCACGCGGACGGGTGTGCCGGCGGGGCGGACCGGCACCGTGCCTCCAGGCCGGCAGCGCGACGTGACCATGGGCGCGGCGGTGGCCACCATGCTCGTCTTCACGTGGGCCAACCCGCACGTCTACCTCGACACCCTGGTGTTCCTCGGGTCGGTCGGGAACCAGCAGGGGATCGACGACCGCTGGTGGTGGACCGCCGGGGCGGTGGCGGCGAGCTGCCTGTGGTTCGGAGCGCTCGGGTTCGGTGGGCGGCTCCTCCGGCCGCTGTTCGAGAAGCCGTTGACGTGGCGGGTGTTCGACGGGCTCGTCGCCCTGGTGATGCTCGGCTTCGGCGCGGCGCTGGCCCTCGGCGCCTGA
- a CDS encoding ATP-dependent helicase — MTDVFERFSPATAEWFRGAFDAPTAAQAGAWDAISTGQHALVIAPTGSGKTLASFLWSIDRLISAADRPPAKQRTRVLYVSPLKALGVDVERNLRSPLVGITQTARRLGLEPPEVTVGVRSGDTPSSDRQRLLRQPPDILITTPESLYLMLTSQARETLVNVDTVIVDEVHAVASTKRGAHLAVSLERLDDLLEKPVQRIGLSATVRPPEEVARFLGGRAPVTVIAPPAQKTFDLRVVVPVDDMAELGAPPVGADASDAPSNGSIWPHVEERVVDLIEEHRSTIVFANSRRLAERLTARLNEIHEERVLAAAGDGVLVPAGASPADDGLPVAGAKSPARRPPAQMIGGSGQTGGGGSDAAVPVLARAHHGSVSKDQRAIIEDDLKSGRLRCVVATSSLELGIDMGEVDLVVQVEAPPSVASGLQRVGRAGHQVGEISRGVLFPKHRADLVNSAVTVERMVSGQIEAISVPANPLDVLAQHTVAAGAIDTVDVEHWFELVRRSAPFSGLPRSAFEATLDLVTGRYPSDEFAELRPRLVWDRVHGTLTGRPGAQRLAVTSGGTIPDRGMFGVFMVGEKASRVGELDEEMVYESRVGDVFALGATSWRIEEITHDRVIVSPAFGQPGRVPFWKGDGIGRPAELGRATGAFVREVEGASDEDARARVSAGGLDERAVTNLLTFLRDQRAATGHVPNDTTLVIERFRDELGDWRLILHSPYGMQVHAPWALAVAARLRERHGIDGDAMAADDGIVVRIPETDAEPPGADLFVFERDDLEALVTDAVGASALFAARFRECAARALLLPRRNPGQRSPLWQQRQRASQLLEVAQKYPSFPIVLETVREVLQDVYDVPSLLGIADDIAGRRIRLVETETETPSPFARSLLFGYVAAFMYEGDTPLAERRAAALSLDSTLLGELLGRAELRELLDPSVITSVERDLQRLSPDRRARDAEGIVDVLRLVGALDLDEIVDRSWLAEAADRPGSLETVRGLVTGLERERRVLSFSHAGATRWAVIEDAARLRDALGVPLPIGVPTAFVEPVADPLGDLIGRYARSHGPFSAHDAAARLGLGIAVVQDTLRRLVADRRVVEGEFRPDRQGAEWCDAEVLRRIRTKSLAALRHEVEPVTPDTLARFLPAWQHVQTPGVRGGLRGVDGVLQVIDQLAGVALPASAWETLVLPARVSDYAPSMLDELTATGEVLWSGGGTLPGNDGWVRLHLADTAATTLAEPAGDDTTELQRDVLTALAGGGAYFFRQLGQAVGSTDDPALTTALWDLVWAGQITNDTFAPLRAMLGGKAKTSSTPRARAYRGRRRPTMPTQSGPPSVGGRWSLLPLAESDSTVRAAATAEQLLERYGVVTRGAVQVEGVRGGFAGVYRVLSRFEESGRARRGYFIEGLGAAQFATGPTIDRLRTYARDLDDDERADPDRKREALTLAATDPANPYGASLPWPTADAGDDDTDTSESTAKTTGRGHRPGRKAGALVTIVDGKLAVYVERGGKSVLTFTDDPADLSVAAASIAAIVRTGLRKLAVERVDGDFVLETPLAEALRAAGFTATPQGLRLRA; from the coding sequence ATGACCGACGTGTTCGAGCGCTTCTCCCCCGCGACCGCGGAGTGGTTCCGCGGCGCCTTCGACGCACCGACCGCCGCGCAGGCCGGCGCGTGGGACGCCATCTCCACCGGGCAGCACGCGCTCGTCATCGCGCCGACCGGGTCCGGCAAGACGCTGGCCTCGTTCCTGTGGTCGATCGACCGGCTGATCAGCGCCGCCGATCGACCACCCGCGAAGCAGCGCACCCGGGTGCTGTACGTGTCGCCGCTCAAGGCACTCGGTGTCGACGTCGAGCGGAACCTGCGCAGCCCGCTCGTCGGGATCACGCAGACCGCGCGGCGGCTCGGGCTCGAACCGCCCGAGGTCACGGTCGGGGTCCGGAGCGGGGACACCCCGTCGTCCGACCGGCAGCGTCTGCTCCGCCAGCCGCCGGACATCCTCATCACGACGCCCGAGTCGCTGTACCTCATGCTGACGTCGCAGGCGCGGGAGACCCTCGTCAACGTGGACACCGTCATCGTGGACGAGGTGCACGCGGTCGCGTCGACCAAGCGGGGAGCGCACCTCGCGGTGTCGCTCGAACGACTCGACGACCTGCTCGAGAAGCCCGTGCAACGCATCGGCCTCTCCGCCACCGTGCGCCCCCCGGAAGAGGTCGCTCGCTTCCTCGGCGGTCGCGCCCCCGTGACGGTCATCGCGCCGCCCGCGCAGAAGACCTTCGACCTCCGGGTCGTCGTGCCGGTCGACGACATGGCCGAGCTCGGCGCGCCCCCGGTCGGCGCCGACGCCTCCGATGCCCCGTCGAACGGGTCGATCTGGCCGCACGTCGAAGAGCGCGTCGTCGACCTCATCGAGGAACACCGGTCGACGATCGTGTTCGCGAACTCCCGGCGGCTGGCCGAGCGGTTGACCGCCCGGCTCAACGAGATCCACGAGGAACGGGTCCTGGCGGCGGCCGGCGACGGGGTCCTCGTGCCCGCCGGGGCCTCGCCGGCGGACGACGGTCTGCCGGTCGCCGGGGCGAAGTCGCCCGCACGACGGCCGCCGGCACAGATGATCGGCGGCTCCGGGCAGACGGGCGGTGGCGGTTCCGACGCGGCGGTGCCGGTGCTCGCACGCGCCCACCACGGGTCGGTGTCCAAGGACCAGCGGGCGATCATCGAGGACGACCTCAAGTCCGGGCGACTCCGGTGCGTCGTCGCGACGAGTTCGCTCGAGCTCGGCATCGACATGGGCGAGGTCGACCTCGTCGTGCAGGTCGAGGCACCGCCCTCGGTCGCGAGCGGGCTGCAGCGGGTCGGACGCGCGGGGCACCAGGTCGGCGAGATCTCCCGAGGCGTCCTGTTCCCGAAGCACCGCGCCGACCTGGTGAACAGCGCGGTGACCGTCGAGCGGATGGTCTCCGGGCAGATCGAGGCGATCTCGGTCCCGGCGAACCCGCTCGACGTCCTCGCGCAGCACACCGTCGCCGCGGGCGCGATCGACACCGTCGACGTCGAGCACTGGTTCGAGCTCGTCCGGCGGAGCGCGCCGTTCAGCGGCCTGCCCCGCTCCGCGTTCGAGGCCACGCTCGACCTCGTCACCGGGCGCTACCCGAGCGACGAGTTCGCCGAGCTCCGGCCGCGCCTGGTCTGGGACCGCGTGCACGGCACCCTCACCGGGCGTCCGGGGGCCCAGCGGCTCGCCGTGACCAGCGGCGGGACCATCCCCGACCGCGGCATGTTCGGCGTCTTCATGGTCGGCGAGAAGGCGTCGCGCGTCGGCGAGCTCGACGAGGAGATGGTCTACGAGTCCCGTGTCGGGGACGTCTTCGCGCTCGGCGCGACCAGTTGGCGCATCGAGGAGATCACGCACGACCGGGTCATCGTCAGCCCGGCCTTCGGTCAGCCGGGTCGCGTGCCGTTCTGGAAGGGCGACGGCATCGGCCGACCCGCCGAGCTCGGCCGTGCCACCGGCGCCTTCGTGCGCGAGGTCGAGGGCGCCTCCGACGAGGACGCGCGCGCCCGGGTCTCCGCCGGCGGACTCGACGAGCGAGCGGTGACGAACCTGCTCACCTTCCTCCGCGACCAGCGCGCCGCCACCGGGCACGTGCCGAACGACACCACCCTCGTCATCGAGCGCTTCCGCGACGAACTCGGCGACTGGCGGCTCATCCTGCACTCGCCGTACGGCATGCAGGTGCACGCGCCGTGGGCCCTCGCCGTGGCCGCGCGGCTGCGGGAGCGCCACGGGATCGACGGCGACGCGATGGCCGCCGACGACGGCATCGTCGTCCGGATCCCCGAGACCGATGCCGAACCCCCGGGCGCGGACCTGTTCGTGTTCGAGCGCGACGACCTCGAAGCCCTCGTCACCGACGCGGTCGGGGCGTCCGCCCTGTTCGCGGCGCGGTTCCGCGAGTGCGCGGCGCGTGCGCTCCTGCTCCCCCGCCGGAACCCCGGGCAGCGGTCGCCCCTGTGGCAGCAGCGGCAGCGGGCTTCACAGCTGCTCGAGGTCGCGCAGAAGTACCCGTCGTTCCCGATCGTGCTCGAGACCGTGCGCGAGGTCCTGCAGGACGTGTACGACGTGCCCTCGCTGCTCGGGATCGCGGACGACATCGCCGGCCGACGCATCCGGCTCGTCGAGACCGAGACGGAGACGCCGTCGCCGTTCGCCCGCTCACTGCTCTTCGGGTACGTCGCGGCGTTCATGTACGAGGGCGACACCCCGCTCGCCGAACGACGGGCAGCGGCGCTCTCCCTCGACTCGACCCTGCTCGGCGAGCTGCTCGGACGCGCCGAACTGCGCGAACTCCTCGACCCGTCGGTCATCACGTCCGTCGAACGCGACCTGCAACGGCTCTCGCCGGACCGTCGCGCACGGGACGCCGAGGGGATCGTCGACGTGTTGCGGTTGGTGGGCGCGCTCGATCTCGACGAGATCGTCGACCGGAGCTGGTTGGCCGAGGCGGCAGACCGGCCCGGATCGCTCGAGACCGTCCGGGGGCTCGTCACCGGGCTCGAGCGGGAGCGTCGGGTGCTCTCGTTCTCGCACGCGGGCGCGACCCGGTGGGCCGTCATCGAAGACGCCGCACGCCTCCGGGACGCCCTCGGCGTGCCGCTGCCGATCGGGGTGCCGACCGCGTTCGTCGAGCCGGTCGCCGACCCGCTGGGCGACCTCATCGGCCGGTACGCCCGGTCGCACGGGCCGTTCTCGGCGCACGACGCCGCCGCGCGCCTGGGGCTCGGGATCGCCGTCGTGCAGGACACCCTGCGTCGGCTGGTGGCCGACCGGCGGGTGGTCGAGGGCGAGTTCCGACCCGATCGCCAGGGCGCGGAGTGGTGCGACGCCGAGGTGCTCCGCCGCATCCGCACGAAGTCGCTCGCGGCGCTCCGGCACGAGGTCGAGCCGGTCACGCCGGACACCCTCGCGCGGTTCCTGCCGGCCTGGCAGCACGTGCAGACGCCGGGGGTCCGGGGCGGGCTCCGCGGGGTCGACGGCGTGCTGCAGGTGATCGACCAGCTCGCCGGCGTCGCCCTGCCCGCCAGCGCGTGGGAGACCCTCGTGCTGCCCGCACGGGTGAGCGACTACGCCCCGAGCATGCTCGACGAACTCACCGCGACGGGCGAGGTCCTCTGGTCCGGCGGCGGCACGCTGCCCGGCAACGACGGCTGGGTCCGCCTGCACCTCGCCGACACCGCGGCGACCACGCTCGCCGAACCGGCGGGCGACGACACGACCGAGCTCCAGCGTGACGTCCTGACCGCCCTCGCCGGGGGCGGTGCGTACTTCTTCCGGCAGCTCGGACAGGCCGTCGGCAGCACCGACGACCCGGCGCTGACGACCGCGCTCTGGGACCTCGTCTGGGCAGGGCAGATCACGAACGACACCTTCGCGCCGCTCCGCGCGATGCTCGGCGGCAAGGCGAAGACCTCCAGCACGCCCCGAGCCCGTGCCTACCGCGGGCGTCGCCGACCGACGATGCCGACGCAGTCCGGTCCGCCCTCCGTCGGCGGGCGCTGGTCGCTCCTGCCCCTGGCCGAGTCCGACTCCACCGTGCGGGCCGCCGCGACGGCGGAGCAGCTGCTCGAGCGCTACGGCGTCGTCACCCGCGGAGCCGTCCAGGTCGAAGGGGTCCGCGGCGGGTTCGCGGGCGTCTACCGGGTGCTCTCGCGCTTCGAGGAGTCCGGCCGAGCGCGTCGCGGGTACTTCATCGAGGGCCTCGGCGCCGCGCAGTTCGCGACCGGACCGACGATCGACCGGCTGCGCACGTACGCCCGGGACCTCGACGACGACGAGCGCGCCGACCCGGACCGGAAGCGCGAGGCCCTGACCCTCGCCGCGACCGACCCCGCGAACCCGTACGGGGCGTCGCTGCCCTGGCCGACCGCGGACGCCGGCGACGACGACACGGACACATCGGAGAGCACCGCGAAGACCACCGGCCGCGGTCACCGACCCGGACGGAAGGCGGGCGCCCTCGTGACGATCGTCGACGGGAAGCTCGCCGTGTACGTCGAACGCGGCGGGAAGTCGGTGCTGACCTTCACCGACGACCCGGCCGACCTGTCGGTCGCCGCGGCCTCAATCGCCGCGATCGTCCGGACCGGACTCCGGAAGCTCGCGGTCGAGCGGGTCGACGGGGACTTCGTGCTCGAGACGCCGCTCGCGGAGGCCCTGCGTGCAGCCGGGTTCACGGCCACCCCGCAGGGACTGCGACTCCGTGCCTGA